Part of the Archangium lipolyticum genome, TCGTCAATGATGAGTTCCAGATCGGAGTCCTCTGGTTCGGGGTGCGGCGGGAATCAGGCCGAGACGAAGCGTATGTTTGGGATCTTCTCATCTACCCGCCCTACAGAGGAAAGGGTTTTGGTAAGCTTGCAATGCTAGAGCTTGAGAAGATTGTTCGAGAACTCGGCCTCGCCAGCATCTCTCTTAACGTCTTTGGTCACAATGAGCGAGCACGACACATGTACGTAAGTCTCGGGTATAAGACGGTGGCCATCCGAATGAGGAAATTCATCTGAGCAGACATTTAACTGTAAAAAACTCAGCATGAAAGCCAAGCCCTTGTGGACCCGAGGTGTCCACCGCCACCGGCCCGAGCTTTGGGCATCTCTCTACGCTGGGCCCTGGTGGCCCTCTACCGGCCCGAGCTTTGCCTGCCGGGCCCCGCGGTGGCCTCCACCGGCACGAGGTGCCCGCCGTGGCTGCCGGGCTGTCCTGGCGGACTCCACCGGGCCCGAGTTTCGACTGCCGGGCCCTTTCGAGATCACCCGCCACGTTTATCCCGCTTGCTCCCCCTCCGTCTGTCAGGCGCGGCGCGTTCCGTGCGCGGTCGGCTGCGCTTGCTAGGCGCTGCCGGGCCGGTCGCTTCGGGCGACCCCACATCATCGTCGGCAGGGTCTAGGGCCCATGTACCCTCTTCCCAGCGTTTCAACGCCTGGGATGCTTCAAAAGGGACCAGTCCTGTGCCCTTCGCTGCTTCCTCCAAAACCGCTTTGGCTTCCGCCGTGCGATGGCGCAACAGCAGCGCCGCCGCTGACACACGCACGTCCATTCGTGGATGCGTGAAGAGCACCGCGAGCGCATCCCGTCCGGTGTCACCATGAGCCCGCAGTTTGTCAAACACGGCTAAGCACTGATCAACGTGCTTGTTCGCTGTCTTGGAGTCGCCCCGCCAAGCCGCCTCGGTTTCTGCCTGCACATGCCGCACAAACTCCGCCACAAGACCTTGCAAATCAATCATGGCCAAATGCCGTTTCTGACGTTCTGAATGGCCAGCAGGCCAAATTCCCGTTGCGCCTCATAGGACTGAGTGCTGAGCCACTGACGCACCGTCAGAATCCTTGAGCCCGTAATCCTAAGCATCTTTCTAGAAAAGAGAGCACTAACCCGTGTGTGAATCGCCTTGTCTAGTGCGATGACATTCTCGGTATTGTGCAGGGCCTCGCCCCCGAACCGCTTTACGTTGCCTTTGGTCTGCTCCACGATGTGATGCCATTCCTTTCCGGGGCCCGCCTTTCCCATAGCCGACTTGAAGCCACCAAACGACCCCCACGCCCTGTGTCCGTTCGGCAGGAGCTTACCCCGAGTCGGGGCCGGGCTCCCAGCGGCAACGCCCCGGGCGGCCATGGCCACTGCATGAGGCGCCAACACCACGCGGATCGTCCCCTCGGGCACAGAGACAATAAGGCGCTCGGCGCCGGTTGCCGTCTCCAGCAGGCCCAACCCGGTGCGAGTCGCGACTCTCTCCGACGCTTGCATGAATCCGGGGAGCTTTGGAGCCTTGGAAGCAAGGGCCGCCGTTTCACCAATGGCCGCCGTCCCCACGATGACGAGAATTCGCACACTGTTGGGGCCGATGACACGCCCGAAACGCTCGCCAATCTCGTGCAGCTCCGCAAAGGTGGAGGCTCGGGGCGCATCTTCGTAAAGCCGCGCATAGGCCCGCAGCAAATCGAAGAATTCATAACCGAGGTAACCCCACAGGGCGGCACTAAACACCAGGGCCGCGCCCTTCGTTATCGGCTCGGGCACTGGCGCCAACAGCAGCGCCATATAAACCGTGATGCTAATGCTAATCATCGCGAGCATTCGCGTAGGGTCGAGCATGGCCCGCACTTCCGCGTTTACGCCTTCCAGGGCAGGACCCACCGCCAGGGCGAGCGCAAGGCTTCGCTTGTCGTCATCCTGAATGCGGGGCCCGTCTTCAAACAACGTCAGGCAATCCCCTGGCGTGCCGCACCGCTCGCAAAAATGCCCATAGGAGCGGGCCAGGTCTGATTGCCACGCTTCGCCACTCAAGGGCGCGGAAGCCAACGCCAGCCTACGGCCGACATACAACGGGGGACGGGACGCGGCCACCCGAAGCGGCATGTTGAGCCAAAGCGTTGTCATGGTCTCCGAAAACTCGGCGTCACTCACCTGCACAGGCGCAAAGTCCGTGGGCAGCTTGGCAAAGAAAGCCTCTCCCTCCTGGCTCCCGTCTTCGGCTTCCGCTTCCAGCCCCGATGATTCGGACGAGTCGTGCGGCACGGGTTGACGGTAACGGGAAGCCGTCAACCCTCCACCCATGGGGGCCCCCGTGGCGCACGCTGTAACCAGCATCAGCGCCGCCAGGGCCAGCGCACCCGCGCGCTGGGGCCGCCGTGTGTCCACGGGGCGAGTATCGACAGAATGCCTAGACATTGCCGCACCTCTCCGGGCGAGCCGCCCGAGCTGGAAGCCCAAACCCGTCGATTACAGAAAGCGGCTGATAGCTAGGTCAAGCCGCCGGGTCTGGTGAGGTGCTGAAAACCCATCGGGTAGGTTGGTTTTCCCTCCCGCCGGATGGGGTGGCGGCACTACTCGCGCGCCGCGCCTTGCTTCCCAGCTTACTCCCCAGCCGGGAAGGTGACGTTCCCGAGGTTGACGGTGCGCGGCCCTTGCGCCTCCCACAGCTTGAGGGTGCAGGGGCAGGCGAGTTGCCCCGGCTCCCGCTTGGCGCCCATCACGACAAAGCCACGGGCGCCGGGAGCAATGGCCGACACTTGCCACGCGGAAAGCTCCACCTCCTCCGCGCCCGTCGCGTCCTTCAACACCGCCCCCGCCGCCGTCCAGGGTTCGGCGCCAGGGTTTAGGAGTTGAAGCCTTACCGCCATGCCTCCTGGGAGGGTTACGCCTTGGCGCTGGCTGTAGCTTCGGGCCTTCTCTGTCCGTAGTGCGTTGGCCGGGTCGTGCTTCAAGTCCCTCCCAATGTCTCGCGATTCAACCTCCTCTTCACGCTCCAGCCACGCGGCGCCCATGAGCCCGCCGGGCTCCTTGCGCTCGGCCAGAAGCCGCGCCTTGTCCTCCTGGCATTGGCGGGCTTCGGCCTGTGCTTCGTCTTTCTCTTTCTGGAGCACGTCCGCCGGGCGGGGCTTGCGGAACACTTCCACGCGCCGCGCCCCCCTTGCCGCATG contains:
- a CDS encoding GNAT family N-acetyltransferase; translated protein: MIRLKKMNEGEFAVYMQDAVQSLADELSRAHDLPPAGGLEMARASFDSLLPEGRPDAKNQFLYSIVNDEFQIGVLWFGVRRESGRDEAYVWDLLIYPPYRGKGFGKLAMLELEKIVRELGLASISLNVFGHNERARHMYVSLGYKTVAIRMRKFI
- a CDS encoding DUF2019 domain-containing protein encodes the protein MIDLQGLVAEFVRHVQAETEAAWRGDSKTANKHVDQCLAVFDKLRAHGDTGRDALAVLFTHPRMDVRVSAAALLLRHRTAEAKAVLEEAAKGTGLVPFEASQALKRWEEGTWALDPADDDVGSPEATGPAAPSKRSRPRTERAAPDRRRGSKRDKRGG
- the sitA5 gene encoding SitA5 family polymorphic toxin, whose amino-acid sequence is MSRHSVDTRPVDTRRPQRAGALALAALMLVTACATGAPMGGGLTASRYRQPVPHDSSESSGLEAEAEDGSQEGEAFFAKLPTDFAPVQVSDAEFSETMTTLWLNMPLRVAASRPPLYVGRRLALASAPLSGEAWQSDLARSYGHFCERCGTPGDCLTLFEDGPRIQDDDKRSLALALAVGPALEGVNAEVRAMLDPTRMLAMISISITVYMALLLAPVPEPITKGAALVFSAALWGYLGYEFFDLLRAYARLYEDAPRASTFAELHEIGERFGRVIGPNSVRILVIVGTAAIGETAALASKAPKLPGFMQASERVATRTGLGLLETATGAERLIVSVPEGTIRVVLAPHAVAMAARGVAAGSPAPTRGKLLPNGHRAWGSFGGFKSAMGKAGPGKEWHHIVEQTKGNVKRFGGEALHNTENVIALDKAIHTRVSALFSRKMLRITGSRILTVRQWLSTQSYEAQREFGLLAIQNVRNGIWP
- a CDS encoding DUF2381 family protein; this translates as MLPPSPGALLALALLAGAAQAAEPPPPVPLCAATSRIDVAADSTGQAPEVCVSPNETTTFAFDSRLAAGAVEVQPEGRLADWTPGKEGLTLHVIPKGDFLPGERVKVTVRFADGAAPAGATFWLVGHAARGARRVEVFRKPRPADVLQKEKDEAQAEARQCQEDKARLLAERKEPGGLMGAAWLEREEEVESRDIGRDLKHDPANALRTEKARSYSQRQGVTLPGGMAVRLQLLNPGAEPWTAAGAVLKDATGAEEVELSAWQVSAIAPGARGFVVMGAKREPGQLACPCTLKLWEAQGPRTVNLGNVTFPAGE